Genomic segment of Caldanaerobius polysaccharolyticus DSM 13641:
TGACAAACCACACGGCGTGACGTAAAGCGTCCTTCGCATGTGGCAGTCCTCTGAACATCGGTGTTTTTTCAAGTTCGCCGGTATGTTTCTGGCCAATCTTACGCATTGAAGCCGGTTGCTCTACTACTATCGCCTTTTCTGGTGTTCTTCTGTAAGACCACGTATATATAGCGCCTATTATCTGACTTGGTACCATTGGGTCCCAGCCCAAAGCTTTTGATTTCCAGGGGTACAGTCGGAATTCTTCCACTACTATTACATCTGGGTCCCAAGCATCCAGATATTCCAGCACTTCGTTAAGGCTTTCAGCTTGAACGGCGTATTGGCAGGTTACATCCTTCTCATTTACCTCCAGCAATACCATTCCAGTTTTCTTCCGCCCTGGGTCTACGCCCGCGACGCGCATGTTTCTTTTTGCACCCCCTTATCCTTTCTAAAGCCAACTCACGCATACCACTAGGGGAATAACCAAGAGCATCCGCGATGAACTCAAACCACCTACTGTAAAAGAAGTCTACGTCTTTGTCCTTGATGGCCTGCCAAATTATATTCAGTGCCAACCTGCGATAAGGGTCCATGTCACGAAAATCACCGGGTTTCATTGTTCCATCCCTCCAAACAGCTGCACGACCTCATCAACTTCGTACCGCAAGGCCGCTTCGGTGACCCGTTCCTTAGTGAGAAGGTACGCTCTTTCACCCCTGTGCCTTTTGTTCCACAGGCGAATGGTGTAATCCGATGTGTTATCAATTATTCCTGTTGCTACTAACTCGCGCCCTATTCGCTCGGTTGATAACTGCTCTGGGTCAAGCCCCATGTATTCGGCAACGATTTCGCGAATGGTGCCTGATGTATACCACGCGGCCCCATCAGGTGTATCCCTGCCTCTGGGTACGATGGGCTGGGTATCTTCATCATCTCCACCTTTCGTCAGCAACTTCCAGCAGGTCCAAATAACAGCTACTGTGTATGAACTCTGCTCCTGCCCACGCTTTTCCTGCAAACACGCTTTATTGTAGTCAATGACCCTTTTTAAAAGGTCCATACCGCCAATTTCATAGGCTATCGTTGCCGGAACCAACCATATATCCCTTTCTCTGTCTACAATGCCGTAGTCCCTAAGGATACCAAGCACTTCTTTCACTCTTTCAACAATGCGTTTGGCGTATGTTAAGCCGAAAAAGTAGAGCTTGTTACGAAGCAACTGGAAGCGCTGTTCCTGTTCCATCAGAACCAAATCGCCGACTTTGCTTCCCAATGGTGGACGGCCCACCCGGATTGGTATGGCCCTGTCTACCAAAGCGTCCGGCAGGCGGTTCATCGTAGCAAACGCCTTTGGGGCATAAGCGTCGTAACCGTGTGGTGTGTAGTTCTCACCTTCGGCACGTACATAAAGCCTGCCTCGCTGATAGCTGTTGAGCAGAAGACCCAAGCGGTCGTCAACACCACCCTGAGCTACTATCGACGAATTCATCAGTTCAGTCTCATCTGCCAGGACGGTGGACTGGCTCGTACCTACCGATCTGGCCAGTCCAGCAGTTGACACGTTAGCAGTAGCAAGGGCGTTGTAACAAAGTTTTTCGAGGATGTCCAGTGTTCTTGATTTTCCCGAGCGTTTTGTACCGGTTAGCGCCAAATAGCTGGTGCGGTCGAAGCAGGTAAAAACGTATGAATTCATAACCCATAATGCAAGAATTAGTGACGTGTCTTTCTGAGGGTACCACATAAACTCATCAAAGACCGCTGTTAGCTCATCAAGAAGTTCCCTGGCATCAACCGTACGTTCCCCATGAAGCCATTCAAACACATTGTAGGGGGTAGCCCTATCAAGGCTCCATCTAAGTACGAGGTTCATCTGTGGTGGGGATACCCCTTTCGGTGGGTCAAGTAGGGTTCTTTCAGACGTAATGAGTTTAAAAACATATTCATCTTGCGTCACCGCCCTCGGATTTGTCGGTAGCCACATGCCGTAATAGAAAACACCTTTATAAAAGTCCTGTGCGGCTAAGACATACGGGCGACGAGGCTCATCCAAGGGGACGGGTTCTGGTTCTTTAATGGTGGCAGCTTGTTGAAGCATTTTTTGCAAAGCAGTTTTGGTAAAGCCGCCAGCCTTACGAGCTAGCTCGGAATAATACTCTCGCTCTAATTCACCCAAATCCTGTAGCGCTACCCCTAACTGTTGGACAAGGTGTATTTTGGCTTGGTGGTCCTCTGCCTGTCTGAGCTTTTCGATTAGCTCTTCGGCCTGCGGTTTTGCCTGCTTGCGTTCTTCTTCCATCCTGCGGGCACTGGCTATTTTCGTCTTTGCCCATTCGACTTCATCCGGGTCTCCTGGATGTTGCCCCATAGGGGGTTTGTTTCGGCGGTTCCAGACCAAGAGTAAGGCTAAAATCTCTTCATCGCTCAAGCCACGCCGCACCCACCGTCCAACAAGGCGAATAGCAGCGTTGTCTCGCTCTCCTTGTGCTACGCCTTTAAGCAGTTCCTCATACCAGGTTTCATTTTCACTAGTAGTTGAACTAGGGCTTAGTTCCAACAACCATTTAGGAAAGTCAGCAATCGGTGTGTTTTGGTCTAACCACACGTAGCCACCATTCGCCAACGTTGTTGGTGGGGCCACAACATAACCACCATCGCCTCGTATATCTACACCGGGTAGGATATTTGTTTGATTTGGTACATACCCTCCCGGATGTTTGTAGTAGTAGTGACGCCCACCGGATGGCGTAACTACTGTCAGCGTAGGCGGTAGAGATAAGTTTTTAAGCGCTTCAGCACCGCCTCGTTTGACATCTTCATCTACCACAACAATTCCTGAAATCGCTCCTGTGATTATAGCGACGCCCAATTCGGGGTGAGCACCCCACCATGAGTGAATTTCTTTTTCAGTCACGCGGCGATGCTGAAGCTCTTTCCATGTATCTAAAGCAGGTTTTTTCGTGTTTGGTAATATCGGTAATACGTTAAATCCACGTTGCCAGAGTGCAATAACTTCCTTCACCATATACTGCTCCTCCCATCAGTATGTACATATGGGCTGAAGCAGGGTAGAGGAGCCAACCCTGCTTCTACGCCCTTAAAGTTAGAAGTTTATAAGTTTCTTTGCAGAGCTGCTATTGCCCTCGCCGTTGTTAGGTGCTTCAACACGCTGTACACGGTTACGCTGACGACCATTGTAGTCCTCAATACCCACCTGGATACGTACGCGTTTGTTGTGTAGCGAGTCGGTGTCTAATACGAACTTAGGATTATCGCTATCTAGTAAACCCACAGCTTTCAGCAACTGGCCGAGTTTCCATTTCGCTTTGTCAGTAAGTGCATAATTCTCGAAAACCACACGACCGCTATATTCCGGGTGATTCTGAATTACAAACGGTACACTAAGCACCTCATTACCGGCTTGCGAGTTACGCAGCTCAATGCGGCTTGCATCAACCACCGCATCATACACACCGGCTGGCACCGGCGTGGGCTCGTCGATATTGACATTTGTAAAATCAAGCAACAGTTTTGGCATTTCCACATACCTCCTCAAAGATTTTTGTAAAGTTTGGGCTTTCAATAACCGGCGGCAGTACACCACCAGGATTTTTAGCTACGTAAGTGTCCGTAGCTTCAACCAGCAATTTTCTCACATGGCCGTCATCCGTTTCGACGGCCTTCAAACAACCCACCAGGTTAAACAACCCTGGAAGCTCAAGCGCCAAAGACCTCGGTTGCACCAGCGGCACTTTGAGCATTTCCTGACGGACATCCTGCACTAAGCAGGTCATAACAACATGCATAGGCAGGTCCCTGAACATACGAACCATGTGGCGCAGCTTCTCGCTGACCCTGAACCAGTCGCCCTGCTCAGGTACGTCGGGGTCATGAGATGGTCGGCGCTCCACAGCAGTTTCAACAATTGAGCGTGTAAGTCTGCGGTTAAGGTCGGTGAGGCTGTCTAGAACGACCGTTTGGAAGTCATGCTCACCGCTCTGAAGAAACTCAAAGGCCTCCTCCAAGTCACTCCACGCAGCCACAGGCCACACAGCAATTTCCTTATTCAAGTCCTTTTGTACCCTTAGCATAGTAGCTTTAGATACGTCATACTCAGTAAGCAGCACTAGCGGGTTTGGCGCTGTGCACGCGAGGTAGGTTTTGCCCGCACCAGGCTCGCCGTATATAAGCGCCTTCACGTACAAAGTCATCTCACTGGCGAGCTTTATCTTTGGATGCAGTTTCTTGGGCGGGGTTAATACAGTCTCTGACATAAAATCACACTCCTTTCAGAGGTTCGTGATACAACATCCCTGCACTAAGCGGTGTATCTGTAATGTCCTTAACTACAACAGCATCTGGACTAAAATGATTGCTGTCGTTTTTCACCTTAGAAAGCACATTACATACCGCTTCTTCTTCGTTATCCGCCTTAACGATGTACCTTATCTGTATCTCTACAAAATAAGTCTTTGGCATTTTATTACACAGCCTCTTCGTCAAGGATCGGCGCTGGCTCACCCGTTGTGAAAAGCATATCTTTAATGCCTTCCACGTCGCTGCCGTCTTCCTCTGCTACGCAAAGCTCTCTGTAGGGGCACTTCCAACCGCAATGGAAACCCGGCGCTGGGATAAAGAGTTTATCTGTTTTGATTTGTCGATAGATGCGGTACAGCCTATAACGCAGCCCTTCAATCTCATGCTGGTTGCGCAGTACCCTTGTGCGGTGTATTATGCCACCTCTGGCCCTTACTGGGTCTACCTTTCGGATAATCGTATAAATAACACCCACCACCTTGCGGTCCGGGTATAATTGACTAGCTGCCATAAGGTAGTAGCCTGCTTGACTGTCTAACCTCAACACCGTCTCACTAACCACGCTTTTATAGAACTTGTGCTCCATGAGCCAGATATTGCCATATATATCTTCCGCTATGCCGTCAAAAGTCCCGACGTAGTAGGCGTTGGATATTCTGCGTTTCTCGCCCCAAATAGGAACAACAAAAGACTGTTCAACGGCCAGTACACGGAAGGTATCGTTGGCTCTAGCCCACGGTACATAAGCCTCTATGAGTTTACGCCCCAGTTCAGCCTGAGACTGGAATTCATCCCACTCTTCAGGACTAGCGTACGGCTCTATCTGGGCAAGCTGTTGGTTTATGTCAGCTTCGTACGCTGCTAAGGCATCCTTGCCACTGTAGTATGCGGCTAGTGCTGCATGACCGGCGCGTCCGAGAAAAAGTTTCGGGCTGGTGACTTTTGGAACCAGATGCTCAACGTATTGATAGCGATACATTCTCGGGCATGTTTGGTAAGTAGTTATCTGACTTGCATGAAGCTCAAATACTGGCACCCTAAAACACCTCCTTCCGCAATCGTTCGGCCAAGTGCTCTACGGCATCGGTCGCATGTTTTTTCTCCAGCAGAACCTCCTCAATGTATTCGTCAATCGTTCTTACAGCAGTCAGGTTAATAACGTGGACAGGATTTACCTGACCACGGCGGTGCGCACGTCCTACAGCCTGGATTTCGTTTTCCGCAGGTGTCCATGATTTGTTCAGAAAGATTACAATGTCTGCTGCCTGAAGGTTTAAACCTTCGCCAGCTGCTTGGATAGTGCCAATAAACACTCTGCAATTCGGGTCTTTGTTCAGTTTTTGAACTGCCTTTGTCCTGTCTTGGGCAGGTGTATCTCCAGTGATAGCCACTACACCAAATGGTTCTAACTTTGGTAGTAGCAATCGGACGTAATCTGCAAAGGTGGTGAATACAAGAACCTTGTGCTTTGGTGTAAGGTCTTCAAGAATTTCTAAGAGAGCTTCTGTTTTCGCGCTCTCATCTGGACCGCCAACCAGGGCAGGAGAGCACACCACCTGCCTTAGCCTCGTAAGCTGTGCCAGTACCGATGGTGCAGTAACAATATGCTCTTCGTCCAACACTGCCAGGAACTTGTCGCGAATATCCTTGTAAATTCGCCGCTGCTCACCGTC
This window contains:
- a CDS encoding RuvC family protein, producing the protein MRVAGVDPGRKKTGMVLLEVNEKDVTCQYAVQAESLNEVLEYLDAWDPDVIVVEEFRLYPWKSKALGWDPMVPSQIIGAIYTWSYRRTPEKAIVVEQPASMRKIGQKHTGELEKTPMFRGLPHAKDALRHAVWFVITHYPRKSFVVKF
- a CDS encoding PD-(D/E)XK nuclease family protein; translated protein: MPVFELHASQITTYQTCPRMYRYQYVEHLVPKVTSPKLFLGRAGHAALAAYYSGKDALAAYEADINQQLAQIEPYASPEEWDEFQSQAELGRKLIEAYVPWARANDTFRVLAVEQSFVVPIWGEKRRISNAYYVGTFDGIAEDIYGNIWLMEHKFYKSVVSETVLRLDSQAGYYLMAASQLYPDRKVVGVIYTIIRKVDPVRARGGIIHRTRVLRNQHEIEGLRYRLYRIYRQIKTDKLFIPAPGFHCGWKCPYRELCVAEEDGSDVEGIKDMLFTTGEPAPILDEEAV
- a CDS encoding bifunctional DNA primase/polymerase, producing the protein MVKEVIALWQRGFNVLPILPNTKKPALDTWKELQHRRVTEKEIHSWWGAHPELGVAIITGAISGIVVVDEDVKRGGAEALKNLSLPPTLTVVTPSGGRHYYYKHPGGYVPNQTNILPGVDIRGDGGYVVAPPTTLANGGYVWLDQNTPIADFPKWLLELSPSSTTSENETWYEELLKGVAQGERDNAAIRLVGRWVRRGLSDEEILALLLVWNRRNKPPMGQHPGDPDEVEWAKTKIASARRMEEERKQAKPQAEELIEKLRQAEDHQAKIHLVQQLGVALQDLGELEREYYSELARKAGGFTKTALQKMLQQAATIKEPEPVPLDEPRRPYVLAAQDFYKGVFYYGMWLPTNPRAVTQDEYVFKLITSERTLLDPPKGVSPPQMNLVLRWSLDRATPYNVFEWLHGERTVDARELLDELTAVFDEFMWYPQKDTSLILALWVMNSYVFTCFDRTSYLALTGTKRSGKSRTLDILEKLCYNALATANVSTAGLARSVGTSQSTVLADETELMNSSIVAQGGVDDRLGLLLNSYQRGRLYVRAEGENYTPHGYDAYAPKAFATMNRLPDALVDRAIPIRVGRPPLGSKVGDLVLMEQEQRFQLLRNKLYFFGLTYAKRIVERVKEVLGILRDYGIVDRERDIWLVPATIAYEIGGMDLLKRVIDYNKACLQEKRGQEQSSYTVAVIWTCWKLLTKGGDDEDTQPIVPRGRDTPDGAAWYTSGTIREIVAEYMGLDPEQLSTERIGRELVATGIIDNTSDYTIRLWNKRHRGERAYLLTKERVTEAALRYEVDEVVQLFGGMEQ
- a CDS encoding ATP-binding protein — encoded protein: MSETVLTPPKKLHPKIKLASEMTLYVKALIYGEPGAGKTYLACTAPNPLVLLTEYDVSKATMLRVQKDLNKEIAVWPVAAWSDLEEAFEFLQSGEHDFQTVVLDSLTDLNRRLTRSIVETAVERRPSHDPDVPEQGDWFRVSEKLRHMVRMFRDLPMHVVMTCLVQDVRQEMLKVPLVQPRSLALELPGLFNLVGCLKAVETDDGHVRKLLVEATDTYVAKNPGGVLPPVIESPNFTKIFEEVCGNAKTVA
- a CDS encoding DUF669 domain-containing protein, which encodes MPKLLLDFTNVNIDEPTPVPAGVYDAVVDASRIELRNSQAGNEVLSVPFVIQNHPEYSGRVVFENYALTDKAKWKLGQLLKAVGLLDSDNPKFVLDTDSLHNKRVRIQVGIEDYNGRQRNRVQRVEAPNNGEGNSSSAKKLINF